The following are encoded together in the Gammaproteobacteria bacterium genome:
- the yajC gene encoding preprotein translocase subunit YajC: protein MFFVSQAHAQAAGSPPGSDPLISFAFMIGIFALFYFIAIRPQRKRQKEHQQMVTSLAVKDEVATASGILGRITSIEQDFVVLKVADNVELKLQKWAVQNVLPKGTLKGVGAAGEKK, encoded by the coding sequence ATGTTTTTTGTTTCACAGGCACATGCCCAGGCCGCCGGTTCACCACCCGGCAGTGACCCGCTGATTTCCTTTGCCTTCATGATCGGCATATTCGCGCTGTTCTACTTCATCGCGATCCGTCCCCAGCGCAAGCGTCAGAAGGAGCATCAGCAGATGGTCACGAGTCTCGCGGTCAAGGATGAAGTCGCGACCGCGAGTGGCATCCTGGGACGCATCACGTCTATCGAGCAGGATTTCGTGGTGCTCAAGGTGGCCGATAACGTCGAGCTCAAGCTGCAGAAATGGGCCGTGCAGAACGTGCTGCCAAAGGGCACGCTGAAGGGCGTTGGCGCGGCGGGCGAGAAAAAGTAG
- a CDS encoding EthD domain-containing protein — translation MIKLVYCVTRHAALGRELFLHTWLHEHGPLVRSLAEALGTVRYVQSHTLDSEINSVLATSRGMQAGYDGITELWFESIESLQAALISPRGAAAAATLLADEKRFIDLERSRTFIAEEHEVFG, via the coding sequence ATGATCAAGCTGGTCTATTGTGTGACGCGCCACGCAGCGCTTGGTCGCGAACTGTTCCTGCACACCTGGCTGCATGAGCACGGCCCGCTCGTGCGCTCGCTCGCCGAAGCCCTGGGTACCGTGCGCTATGTACAGAGCCATACGCTCGACTCCGAGATCAACTCCGTGCTCGCGACATCGCGCGGGATGCAAGCCGGGTATGACGGAATTACCGAACTCTGGTTCGAGAGCATCGAGAGTCTGCAGGCTGCGCTGATATCACCCCGGGGAGCGGCTGCCGCCGCGACGCTACTCGCCGACGAGAAGCGTTTTATCGATCTGGAGCGTTCGCGCACTTTCATCGCCGAGGAGCACGAAGTGTTCGGCTGA